Within the Trichoderma breve strain T069 chromosome 3, whole genome shotgun sequence genome, the region AATCACATGGAGCGCAAGTCCCGCCATATATGGGCTGCGCTGTCTATGATCCCTTCTgtttcttggagatgaatgAGTTCCAACACGGCGTGAATCTGCATCACCATGTCGGCCGAAACAACGACGAAACCGTATCCCGAGCTTGCTCCATACGACGATGCGTATGGCTTCTCCCGCGAGTCCTTTGACCCGTCAGCGCTACCAAACTTCGACTGTGATTACCTCGATTCCGAAGATTTGATCGCATTCGAGACGGCGTTACAAGCACCCGATCCTCTACAAAGTCCCATCGATGACACAGCCAGCCTAAGGTCGCCGAGGAGCGTCAGTTCTGTTAACCTGACCAAGAGAGATTCGACGACTGGCAGCGTCCTGGAAgatgacgccgccgccgtcgcagcatccgctggtgctgctggaggcGATCTGCTTGTGCCACCGACCCCGACCCTAGGGACCTTTGTCACAGCGCAGAACGACTGGGCGCCGGTGGCCCCCAGCAGACACCGGAACAGACGaggcagcaagaagaagagaaaaggcaaagggccGGTAGAAGGTCTGCTGGGCACCCGAACAAAAGATGAGACTAGAGAAGGATATCTCTATCTGCTCTCCAAATGGCCTCtgcttttcttcgtcttctcatGGCTCATCGGGCTGAGCATCGCATACCTGTCAACGAGGTGGTATATCTGGTTTTACGAACAATTCTGGACATGGCGAGGCCGACGTGAAATTTTGCGTAAGAATATGCGCAGGACTTCCAGCTACAAAGGCTGGGTCACGGCTGCGAAAGAGTTGGATGAGTTCTTAGGCCGAAAGAACTGGAGAGAAGTTGACGACTTTGCCTACTACGACTCCAAAACTGTCAAACGAGTCTGGAGTCAAATTCGCAAGACGCGAGCCAAAGCAGAGGCGCTTGAGATTGACGGCGACCAACAGGAATTGaagaaggctgttgatgatCTGAGGGCACTACTGGAGGCCTGCGTCAAGAATAACTTTGTTGGTGTGGAAAATCCAAGACTGTACAGCCAAACATACTATGGAACCAAGAACCTGGTCCAGAATTTTGTCGATGATGGTAAGCGGCCCATCTGCGCCTTGATGAAGATCGAATCTACTCGGATGCTAACTTGTGCTTAGTCGAAAAGAGTCTTCGATTTCTCCTTAATACAGAACACCTCGACGCCGATGAAAAACGAATACTGTTCAAGCACGTACACGCCAACTACGGACGAACAGCCCTTTGTCTATCTGGCGGGGCTACATTTGCCTACTACCATATTGGAGTTGTAAAGGCGATGCTTGATGCCGACCTGCTGCCTGACGTTATCACTGGAACCAGCGGAGGCGCACTGATAGCCGGTCTTGTCGCTACCCATACCAACGATGAACTGAAAGAGCTTCTGATACCGGCACTGGCACATCGGATTACTGCCTGCGGTGAATCTATGAAGACTTGGTTTCCCAGGTGGTGGAAGACTGGCGCGCGCTTTGACTCTGTGGACTGGGCCGAGCGGTGCTCTTGGTTCACGAGGGGCTCAATGACATTTAGGGAGGCATACGAGCGCACCGGCCGTATCCTCAACGTCAGCTGTGTCCCGGCTGACCCCCATTCTCCAGCCATTCTTTGCAACTATCTAACCAGCCCTGACTGTGTTATTTGGTCTGCTGTGCTCGCATCAGCGGCTGTTCCAGGAATCCTCAACCCGGTTGTCCTCATGATGAAAATGCGGGATGGAACCCTAGCACCGTACTCGTTTGGTCACAAGTGGAAAGACGGCAGCTTGAGAACTGATATCCCCATCAAGGCGTTGAATACTCATTTCAACGTCAATTTCACCGTTGTGAGCCAAGTCAACCCACACATaaacctcttcttcttctcttcaagagGCACAGTTGGCCATCCCGTCACTCATCGCAAAGGGCGTGGCTGGCGTGGTGGCTACCTCATGTCGGCAATAGAACACTATCTTAAACTCGACATGAATAAGTGGCTCAAGTTTATTCGCCATGCAGAGCTGCTGCCTCGCCCTCTTGGGCAGGATTGGAGCCAGCTCTGGCTGCAGGAATTTGGCGGCACCATTACCATCTGGCCGAAGTCGATCCCTTCAGATTACTGGCACATTTTGACAGATCCCGACGCCGAGCGATTGGCCCGGATGATACATGAAGGACAGCAGAGTACATTTCCGAAGCTCAAGTTCATGTCTAACCGCCTCAAGATAGAGAGAATGATAGAGcaggggaggagagaaacCAGGCCATGggcgagaagaggaagcatgCAGAGAATTTACAGCGACGATGATTTGAGAAGCATTTTGCTGGAAGAGATGGCAGTGACGTCTTCGACAACGGAAGACGATTCGGAGCAGGATGGTGAGATGAACAGCGAAATTACACCGTCTCAAGATGGTGAGTACAAGGACGAGATTGACACTTGAAGAGATATAGAATAAGCGGCTTGGAGCATCAGTGTTTAGAATTTGGTTGGGTATTACTTTTCAGCTGTACAGCGCAGTATAAGACGAGTAGCATTGTCAGAATTGGAAAATTGAGATTTATTACAGGCAGCGATTTATAATCGCATGTTGTGCAAAAAGCAgaatggaaagaagaagaaaaaaatcatgAAACGTATGCTACATCTACGAGATTCCATCAGATGCTATTTCCGGCATCTTTCATGTGAGATGCCTATTTGGATCACAGACATTCCCGGAGAAATTTAACGtaagcagagaagaaggttTGCAGCTACCTAAACAAGGCACAGGGCCAGCTGTTAGCGCTGCGAGGTGCCTGTCTTGCTTATCCCTGTCCCCTGTACTGTGCTGTCCTATTGACTTTTGACGCTCTTGGTGGCGTTTCTTTTGAACACGGTGGCGGAACCGACTGTGGGGGACCGGATTATCCAGCGCCCGAGCCTTGCCATTCTTGCGCCTACCATCATTACAGAGGACACTTTTGAAGGGCAAACTCGACACAGTTCGAGCATCTTTTTCTCAGTCTTTGCACTTTTCTCGAGCCGGCTGAGCTCCCCAAGGCCGTCAAGATGAGCTCAGACTACTCGTACGACGAACAGGTATGTGCAGTTTTCCCCAGCCTCTGCAGCGTTCCGCTCGCCCCAGGATTCGCCTTGTCGAggtgggcttgggctt harbors:
- a CDS encoding patatin-like phospholipase domain-containing protein, with the protein product MSAETTTKPYPELAPYDDAYGFSRESFDPSALPNFDCDYLDSEDLIAFETALQAPDPLQSPIDDTASLRSPRSVSSVNLTKRDSTTGSVLEDDAAAVAASAGAAGGDLLVPPTPTLGTFVTAQNDWAPVAPSRHRNRRGSKKKRKDETREGYLYLLSKWPLLFFVFSWLIGLSIAYLSTRWYIWFYEQFWTWRGRREILRKNMRRTSSYKGWVTAAKELDEFLGRKNWREVDDFAYYDSKTVKRELKKAVDDLRALLEACVKNNFVGVENPRLYSQTYYGTKNLVQNFVDDVEKSLRFLLNTEHLDADEKRILFKHVHANYGRTALCLSGGATFAYYHIGVVKAMLDADLLPDVITGTSGGALIAGLVATHTNDELKELLIPALAHRITACGESMKTWFPRWWKTGARFDSVDWAERCSWFTRGSMTFREAYERTGRILNVSCVPADPHSPAILCNYLTSPDCVIWSAVLASAAVPGILNPVVLMMKMRDGTLAPYSFGHKWKDGSLRTDIPIKALNTHFNVNFTVVSQVNPHINLFFFSSRGTVGHPVTHRKGRGWRGGYLMSAIEHYLKLDMNKWLKFIRHAELLPRPLGQDWSQLWLQEFGGTITIWPKSIPSDYWHILTDPDAERLARMIHEGQQSTFPKLKFMSNRLKIERMIEQGRRETRPWARRGSMQRIYSDDDLRSILLEEMAVTSSTTEDDSEQDGEMNSEITPSQDGEYKDEIDT